A genomic region of Pelodiscus sinensis isolate JC-2024 chromosome 17, ASM4963464v1, whole genome shotgun sequence contains the following coding sequences:
- the PWWP2A gene encoding PWWP domain-containing protein 2A isoform X8: MQLQSKPFQDDTQFKCEASGAVPDDSSSPIQPSEPSLAKSLWTSKPPPLFHEGAPYPPPLFIRDTYNQAIPQPPPRKIKRPKRKMYREEPTSIMNAIKLRPRQVLCDKCKNSVVAEKKEIKKSGNASDCSKYEDHKKRRNESVTTVNKKLKTDHKVDGKSQNESQKRNAVVKVSHVAHSRSKVVKVSAQANTSKAQLNTKKVLQSKNMDHAKAREVLKMAKEKAHKKQSATSTSKNAHSKVHFTRRLQNTSSGSLPPRLRLKPQRYRNEENDSSLKTGLEKIRSGKMATKPQSRCSSTRSAGEAPSENKSPSKGPEEASSEVQDTSEVHVTVDQDEHQTLGKRGSKGNITVYMTLNQKKSDSSSASVCSSDSTDDLKSTNSECSSTESFDFPPGSMHAPSSSSSSSSSSKEEKKLSNSLKMKVFSKNVSKCVTPDGRTICVGDIVWAKIYGFPWWPARILTITVSRKDNGLLVRQEARISWFGSPTTSFLALSQLSPFLENFQSRFNKKRKGLYRKAITEAAKAAKQLTPEVRALLTQFET, from the coding sequence ATTCCAAGATGACACCCAGTTTAAGTGTGAAGCCAGTGGTGCAGTCCCTGATGACTCCTCTTCTCCCATTCAGCCATCAGAACCTAGCCTCGCTAAAAGCCTGTGGACTTCTAAaccacctcccctcttccatgAGGGAGCGCCATATCCTCCCCCTTTGTTTATCAGGGACACATATAACCAAGCAATACCTCAGCCTCCGCCCCGAAAAATTAAGCGGCCCAAGCGGAAAATGTACAGGGAGGAACCCACTTCTATTATGAATGCTATCAAATTACGACCCAGGCAGGTCTTGTGTGACAAATGTAAAAACAGTGTTgttgcagaaaaaaaagaaattaaaaaaagtgGCAATGCAAGTGACTGCTCAAAATATGAGGATCATAAAAAACGAAGGAATGAGAGTGTAACTACTGTGAATAAAAAACTTAAAACTGACCATAAAGTAGATGGAAAAAGCCAAAATGAAAGCCAGAAAAGAAATGCTGTGGTCAAAGTTTCACATGTTGCCCATAGCAGAAGCAAAGTAGTTAAAGTTTCTGCCCAAGCAAACACTTCAAAAGCTCAGTTAAATACTAAAAAAGTTCTCCAGAGCAAAAACATGGATCATGCAAAAGCTCGGGAAGTTTTGAAAATGGCCAAAGAGAAGGCACACAAGAAACAGAGTGCAACTTCCACTTCCAAAAACGCACATTCAAAGGTCCACTTCACGCGGCGTCTTCAGAACACCAGCTCAGGTTCCCTCCCACCCCGATTGCGTTTAAAACCCCAAAGGTACCGTAATGAAGAAAACGACTCATCTCTCAAGACAGGACTTGAGAAAATACGGAGTGGCAAGATGGCAACTAAGCCCCAGTCTCGTTGCTCCTCCACCCGCTCAGCAGGTGAGGCCCCATCAGAAAATAAGAGCCCTTCAAAAGGCCCTGAAGAGGCCAGCAGTGAGGTTCAGGACACAAGTGAAGTGCATGTAACTGTTGATCAGGATGAACATCAGACATTGGgcaagagaggcagcaaaggcaaTATAACAGTTTACATGACCCTtaatcaaaagaaatctgactctTCCAGTGCATCAGTGTGTAGTAGTGATAGCACAGATGATTTGAAATCCACCAATTCTGAGTGTAGTTCTACTGAAAGCTTTGATTTTCCTCCAGGCAGCATGCAtgcaccttcttcctcctcctcctcttcctcctcttcaaaggaagagaaaaagcTCAGTAATTCCTTGAAAATGAAAGTCTTTTCCAAAAACGTCTCTAAATGTGTCACACCAGATGGCAGGACCATATGTGTAGGGGACATTGTTTGGGCCAAGATTTATGGCTTCCCTTGGTGGCCAGCCCGTATTCTCACTATAACTGTGAGCCGGAAAGATAATGGCCTTTTAGTCCGACAGGAGGCCCGCATTTCGTGGTTTGGGTCTCCAACAACATCTTTTCTTGCTCTTTCACAACTATCCCCCTTTTTAGAAAACTTTCAGTCGCGCTTTAATAAGAAGAGAAAGGGCCTTTACCGGAAGGCCATCACAGAGGCAGCTAAGGCTGCTAAGCAGCTGACTCCCGAAGTTCGGGCCCTGCTGACACAGTTTGAAACGTGA